The nucleotide window GGGCCATGCTGAATTTGCTTGTGATGCTGGCTGTAATGAATCTGATTTTTCACCGCCTGCTTGCAGCCCTCAGGGTGGGCCGTTCTGGCCACTACGCCATTAATAACAGGTTCAATAATCATCTTTATATCCTTATGCTCTTTTTTTCGGAGCCATCACCACGGCAATGCCTTCAATAACAATTTCGTTATTCTGGTTGGTGGTGGTGGTGGCTAATTTGGCAATATTTTTCTCGGTATTCAGCTCGATCACTTCGCAGGTGGCTTTAACGGTATCACCAATATAAACCGGGCGGCGGAATTTATTATCCTGCCCAAGATAAATGGTTCCCTCGCCGGGTAATTGCATCCCCAGTACGGCAGAGGTCAACCCGGACACCAGCACGCCATGCGCGACGCGCTTGCCAAAGATGCTCTCTTTTGCCACCACGTCATTGATATGTACCGGATTGATATCGCCGGAAATACCTGAAAACAGCAGCACATCACTTTCAGTGATCGTTTTTTCAAAACTGGCTTTTTGGCCAATAAACATATCTTTGATTGTATAAGACACGGTCATACCCTCGATAGATAATCGCAATATTAAAAAAGAATCGGAGAAATCAGTTGAACGATTATTTCAAACTTAGCTGCATTGGCTGTTCACTGAAGATACGCGCATCCATCGTTTTTAATGATGGGCTGATCTTCGGCATAAATTCCATTTTATTAAGAATATCTCGATGCAAATCAATACCAGGTGCTATCTCTACCAGCTCAATCGTACCGGCGGTTAATTTAAATACTGCCCGTTCGGTAATGTAATATACCGTCTTATTATTCTTACGGGCCGTATCGGAAGAGAATGTGATTTGTTGCACCTGCTTAATGAACTTCAGTATATGGCCATCGCGGCGGATATTGAGTTGACCGTCTTCAACGACAATATCGCTTTCACCAGCGGTAAACGAGCCGCAGAAGAAGACCTGTTTTGCGTTCTGGGTGATGTTAATAAACCCACCGCAGCCCGCAATTTTCACACCAAATTTTGAGACATTAAGATCGCCTTTTGCATCCGTCTCCGCCAGCCCCAGAAAAGCCTGATCCAGACCACCACCATCATAGAAATCAAACATTTGATCCTGAGTAATGATGGCCTCAGGGAATGCTGATGCCCCAAAAGAGAGCCCACCGGCCGGGGAACCCCCGATTGCGCCCGGCTCCACGGTGGCAATCAGTTCCTGCGTCACGTGTTCTTCATCCGTGATTTGCGCAATCACTTCCGGAGCACCAATGCCGTAGTTAACAATCGCATTCTTTTTCAGCTCCATTGCCGCACGCCGCGCGATGATTTTCTTGACGTCCAGCGGACGAGGCTTACGTTGATCTCCGGTGCGAGCACCGCGACCAACATAATTTTCGTTCATCGCCTCGGCAAAGGT belongs to Enterobacter cloacae and includes:
- a CDS encoding dehydrogenase, with the protein product MSYTIKDMFIGQKASFEKTITESDVLLFSGISGDINPVHINDVVAKESIFGKRVAHGVLVSGLTSAVLGMQLPGEGTIYLGQDNKFRRPVYIGDTVKATCEVIELNTEKNIAKLATTTTNQNNEIVIEGIAVVMAPKKRA
- a CDS encoding propionate CoA-transferase — its product is MQSVKQITAQQAADLIQDGDNVILGGFIGAVVPESIEKAIEDKFLATGHPRHLGLIFAAGQGDAKEKANNRLAHEGLVSRAIGGHWGLIPRLQKLANEGKITGYNLPQGVICHLFRDSAAGKMGTFTHVGLGTFVDPRVEGGKINAKTTQDIVTYTEVNGVENLFYKKIDANIAILRGTTADTRGNITMEDECLILENLAAAQLVHNQGGKVIVQVKRIVPDGSLDPQQVKIPGIFVDAIVVAEGELHMQTFAEAMNENYVGRGARTGDQRKPRPLDVKKIIARRAAMELKKNAIVNYGIGAPEVIAQITDEEHVTQELIATVEPGAIGGSPAGGLSFGASAFPEAIITQDQMFDFYDGGGLDQAFLGLAETDAKGDLNVSKFGVKIAGCGGFINITQNAKQVFFCGSFTAGESDIVVEDGQLNIRRDGHILKFIKQVQQITFSSDTARKNNKTVYYITERAVFKLTAGTIELVEIAPGIDLHRDILNKMEFMPKISPSLKTMDARIFSEQPMQLSLK